TATGCACGACGTCGAGGTCGCCGGCCGGGTCATCCCCTCAGGGGAGATGGTCCTGACCGCCCTGGGCAGCGCCAACCGGGATCCCCGCTTCTGGGGCGACACAGCCGACGACCTGGACGTGACACGTGCCGACGCCAACCGGCACGTGTCGTTCGGGAGCGGCGTACACCACTGCCTGGGCGCGGCCCTGGCCCGCATGGAGGGCGAGATCGCCATCACCCGACTGGTGAGACGCTTCCCCGACCTGGCCCTGGCCGGCGACCCGACCTACAACGCCCGGATCATCCTCCGGGGCCGGGACGTGCTCCCGGTCAGGCTGGGGTCGGCTGCCTGACCCGGCGAAGTGCTGGAGCGCCGTCCGGCTTGCCCGGACAGGCCACGGCACAGAAAAAGGCACCCGCCACAAACGTGCAGACCATGAACGTCCACGCCCGGTCGAAGGCGACCAGGGGCCCGGTCGCAAGCCCGGACGTGAATACGGCGATGGCGATCGAGACGCCCGCAGCGAAGCCGAGCGAGGACCCGGTCCGCAACGCGGCGCTGGCCGTAGCGAACCGGGCCTGTGGAACGTCCCGGAGGCCGAGGGAGGCGAACGTGGCGAACGAGCACGCCACCCCGACGGAGAGGAACATCTGGGCCGGCAGCACGGTAGTCACCCAGGAGGACTCCATGGTCACGTTGAGGAGCAGCCAGCCCGGGCAGCATGCGGCGGAGAGGCAGCCGACCACCACCAGGGTGCGGTGTCCGACCCTGTCGGCCATGGATCCGACCGGGCCCCCCATGAGCGCCGCCATCGCCGGGCCGGGTACGACGCCGAAGCCGGCGGCCAGGGCAGACCAGCCCCACAGCTCCTGGAGGGTCAGGGTGTTAAACAGGATCACGGCGATGAAGGCCGACGAGAAGAAGGTCTGGCCTGCGGCGGCCGACCAGAAGGACCTGATGCGGAACAGGGAGAGGTCCAGCAGCGGGCTGGGATGGGTGGTGGACCGGATGAACAGCACCGTGACCAGCACCAACCCGAGGGCCACCACGCCCAGCGTCCGAACCGAGCCGTAGCCCCACTCCTGTCCCTGCACCACGGCAAGGAGCACCAGGGCGACACCCATGGTTCCCGCAGGGACGCCGACCAGGTCGTAGCCACCCTTGGCATCCGGGTCCCTGGACTCGCGGACGAACCGCGGGGTCAGCACCAGGATGGCCAACCCGATAGGCACGTTCACCAGGAACACCCAGCGCCAGCTCAGGAGGTCGAGCAGGATGGCACCGGCCGAGGGGCCGATGGCCGCGCCGAGCGCTGCAGATGCCCCCCAGATCCCGATCACCAGGGAGCGCCGCTCCGCCGGGAAGTCCGGTAGGACCATCGCGAGGGAAGCCGGGCTGAGTATCGAACCACCGATGCCCTGCACGACGCGTGCCGCTATCAACAGCCCCGGAGTGGGAGCGGCCCCAGACAGGAACGATCCCGCCACGAAGATCGTCACCCCGATCATGAAAAGCTTCCGTCGACCCTTCTGATCAGCCAGGCGACCGGCCAGCAGGAGGAACGAACCGACGGCTATCGAGTACCCGGAGAGTATCCAGGAGAGGCTGGCCTCCGAAGCCCCGAGCTCCCGCCGGATGGTCGGGAAGGCCACGTTCACGATGGATACGTCGATGACCGT
The nucleotide sequence above comes from Acidimicrobiales bacterium. Encoded proteins:
- a CDS encoding MFS transporter, with the protein product MSSNQGLPPVERRAWIALSVSTMAALLTVIDVSIVNVAFPTIRRELGASEASLSWILSGYSIAVGSFLLLAGRLADQKGRRKLFMIGVTIFVAGSFLSGAAPTPGLLIAARVVQGIGGSILSPASLAMVLPDFPAERRSLVIGIWGASAALGAAIGPSAGAILLDLLSWRWVFLVNVPIGLAILVLTPRFVRESRDPDAKGGYDLVGVPAGTMGVALVLLAVVQGQEWGYGSVRTLGVVALGLVLVTVLFIRSTTHPSPLLDLSLFRIRSFWSAAAGQTFFSSAFIAVILFNTLTLQELWGWSALAAGFGVVPGPAMAALMGGPVGSMADRVGHRTLVVVGCLSAACCPGWLLLNVTMESSWVTTVLPAQMFLSVGVACSFATFASLGLRDVPQARFATASAALRTGSSLGFAAGVSIAIAVFTSGLATGPLVAFDRAWTFMVCTFVAGAFFCAVACPGKPDGAPALRRVRQPTPA